From a region of the Actinomycetota bacterium genome:
- a CDS encoding VOC family protein yields MGNSVVHFEVNGPDREALEKFYSELFGWHVQPMPEMGYSIVNTHAGAGIDGGIGQTDHGRGFVTFYVEADDPQSILDKAQSLGGSVVMPVTEIPGVVTVAQFADFDGNIIGLMKSAEPGQEGPPRAGGSNPPVDWFEIGSSDSERARAFYSELFGWELKVHDDMGGYAEVEPIGQGIGGGIGPAQGPGPYVTVYAHVQDLQTTLDHATDLGGTVAVKPMDISERMSFAGILDPQGNYFGLFQTAD; encoded by the coding sequence ATGGGCAACTCGGTAGTGCACTTCGAGGTGAACGGGCCCGACCGAGAGGCGCTGGAGAAGTTCTACTCCGAGCTGTTCGGCTGGCATGTGCAGCCGATGCCGGAAATGGGGTACAGCATCGTCAACACGCACGCCGGGGCGGGCATCGACGGCGGGATCGGCCAGACCGACCACGGCCGCGGGTTCGTCACCTTCTACGTCGAGGCCGACGATCCGCAGTCGATCTTGGACAAGGCTCAGTCCCTCGGCGGCTCAGTCGTCATGCCGGTTACCGAGATCCCCGGCGTGGTGACCGTCGCGCAGTTCGCCGACTTCGACGGCAACATCATCGGCTTGATGAAGAGCGCCGAACCCGGGCAAGAAGGTCCGCCGAGGGCCGGGGGATCCAACCCGCCGGTGGACTGGTTCGAGATCGGCTCGAGCGACTCCGAGCGCGCGCGCGCCTTCTACTCCGAGCTTTTCGGTTGGGAACTGAAGGTGCACGATGACATGGGTGGCTACGCCGAAGTGGAACCGATCGGTCAAGGCATCGGCGGCGGGATCGGTCCGGCGCAGGGCCCCGGTCCGTACGTCACCGTCTACGCGCATGTTCAAGATCTGCAGACGACGCTCGACCATGCGACCGACCTAGGCGGCACGGTCGCAGTGAAGCCGATGGACATAAGCGAGCGAATGTCCTTCGCAGGGATCCTGGACCCGCAAGGGAACTATTTCGGGCTCTTCCAAACCGCGGACTGA
- a CDS encoding CCA tRNA nucleotidyltransferase — protein sequence MSTLPPELSERLRDLVKLSPIVDDLAKRFVKAGHELYLVGGSVRDALLGRLHDDLDFTTNATPEQTLEAVRGWHDGTWLAGVQFGTVGVNKQGHRLEITTFRAERYAEDSRNPQVEHVTSVDADLERRDFTINAMALRLPDRTFVDPFGGVRDLAARVLRTPGAPEDSFGDDPLRMLRAARFVAQLDLSPDPALVAAMKQMAGRLSIVSAERIADELTKLLNSQAPSKGLDLATDTGLCELFLPELPALRLEQDPVNRHKDVYRHTLAVLDKIVSSGPEGEPDAVLRMAGLLHDIGKPATRRIGPEGVSFHHHEVVGAKIARKRLRELRFPNEFTDEVCELIELHLRFHTFRMGWSDSAVRRYVRDAGPLLDRLNTLVRCDCTTRNKARARELSDAMDALEERIAHLAAEEDLKSIRPPIDGTDVMAHLGVAPGPVVGRALAHLLEIRLDRGEYSREEAFALLDEWAREQGARE from the coding sequence GTGAGCACATTGCCGCCCGAGTTGTCCGAGCGTCTTCGCGATCTGGTGAAGCTTTCGCCGATCGTGGATGACCTCGCGAAGCGTTTCGTGAAGGCCGGACACGAGTTGTATCTCGTCGGCGGGAGCGTGCGCGACGCGCTGCTCGGGCGATTGCACGACGATTTGGACTTCACCACCAACGCGACGCCGGAGCAGACCCTCGAGGCTGTGCGCGGCTGGCACGACGGAACGTGGCTCGCAGGTGTGCAGTTCGGCACGGTCGGGGTAAACAAACAGGGTCACCGCCTGGAGATCACGACCTTTCGCGCTGAGCGCTACGCCGAGGACTCGCGCAACCCTCAGGTCGAGCACGTCACTAGCGTCGATGCCGACCTAGAGCGCCGCGACTTCACCATCAACGCGATGGCGCTACGTCTGCCCGATCGCACCTTCGTCGACCCGTTCGGAGGTGTTCGCGATCTAGCGGCGCGCGTGCTGCGTACGCCGGGCGCGCCCGAGGACTCCTTCGGCGACGACCCCCTGCGGATGCTGCGCGCCGCGCGCTTCGTTGCGCAGTTGGATCTGTCGCCTGATCCCGCACTTGTCGCTGCGATGAAGCAGATGGCCGGGCGTCTCTCGATTGTTTCGGCGGAGCGAATCGCCGACGAACTGACCAAGTTGCTCAACTCCCAGGCTCCTTCAAAAGGTCTCGATCTGGCGACCGACACCGGCCTGTGCGAACTGTTCCTGCCCGAGTTGCCTGCGCTGCGCCTGGAGCAGGATCCGGTCAACCGGCACAAGGACGTATACCGGCACACACTCGCGGTCCTCGACAAGATCGTGTCGAGTGGGCCTGAAGGCGAGCCCGATGCTGTGCTGCGAATGGCGGGGTTGTTGCACGACATCGGCAAGCCGGCAACGCGGCGCATCGGTCCTGAGGGAGTGTCGTTTCACCACCACGAAGTCGTCGGCGCCAAGATCGCCCGCAAGCGGCTGCGCGAGTTGCGCTTTCCGAACGAGTTCACCGACGAGGTGTGTGAGCTGATCGAGCTTCACCTTCGCTTTCACACGTTCCGGATGGGATGGAGTGATTCCGCAGTGCGCCGCTATGTGCGCGACGCGGGGCCGCTGCTGGACCGGCTGAACACATTGGTGCGCTGCGATTGCACCACGCGAAACAAGGCGCGCGCGCGCGAGTTATCGGACGCGATGGACGCGCTCGAAGAACGCATCGCGCACCTGGCCGCCGAGGAGGACTTGAAGAGCATCCGCCCGCCGATCGACGGCACCGACGTAATGGCGCATCTGGGAGTCGCGCCTGGCCCGGTGGTCGGGCGCGCGCTCGCGCATCTTCTGGAGATACGCCTTGATCGCGGCGAATACTCACGCGAGGAAGCCTTTGCGCTGCTCGATGAGTGGGCGCGCGAGCAGGGCGCGCGCGAATAG
- a CDS encoding Ig-like domain-containing protein: MKTRRWIAAAAAVFAVAGVLPAGAAGDTTHALMADRSRGFVKTPALAALLAANRDPFLSGALYPDSGYVARDAQVPGGDYGEVSHWENFINAYVAHIRSKPECAAVTNPTGPCAPMIAHLLGAAAHGMGDEIWDWLFEPLATDHGEFPDHPVASGDPLGGIPPGSLINSIEYAMDMIAIKDHFLWAEIPHYVPPAEDLVAVYSSIGRDDISTQGIVVGNALESAIIAAERFGAAVDGERVRAQMPWSSAHFYSESGGVIFSARAIAGYTEGLWRKLTAAPGVHPAPAVVAFHPEHNETGVPWKWHPALTSPGQDSGGGENRILVSLSNSVDPATVTPTSFILIGPDFSVIPPLAGFPKAGPWGPDGTHTILYYPAIDLQPCTQYTAVATSALKDHAGASLTRAASWSFVTRAADGVGSCE; this comes from the coding sequence GTGAAGACGCGTCGTTGGATTGCCGCCGCCGCCGCTGTGTTCGCGGTGGCCGGAGTGCTGCCTGCGGGAGCCGCAGGGGACACTACCCACGCGCTGATGGCAGACAGGTCGCGAGGGTTCGTGAAGACCCCGGCACTTGCCGCGCTGCTTGCGGCCAACCGGGACCCGTTCTTGAGCGGAGCGCTGTACCCCGACTCCGGCTACGTCGCGCGCGACGCCCAGGTCCCCGGCGGCGACTACGGCGAGGTTTCTCATTGGGAGAACTTCATCAACGCTTACGTCGCGCACATTCGCTCCAAGCCGGAGTGTGCGGCGGTCACCAATCCCACGGGGCCGTGCGCGCCGATGATCGCGCACCTGCTGGGCGCGGCTGCGCACGGGATGGGCGACGAGATCTGGGACTGGCTCTTCGAGCCGCTCGCCACCGACCACGGCGAGTTTCCGGATCACCCCGTCGCGAGCGGCGATCCCCTCGGGGGCATTCCGCCGGGGAGCCTGATCAACAGCATCGAGTACGCGATGGACATGATCGCGATCAAGGACCACTTCCTGTGGGCCGAGATCCCGCACTATGTTCCGCCGGCCGAGGATCTGGTCGCGGTGTATTCCTCGATCGGCCGCGATGACATCTCGACCCAGGGAATCGTCGTCGGCAACGCGCTCGAGTCGGCGATCATCGCTGCCGAGCGCTTCGGCGCGGCGGTGGACGGCGAGCGGGTGCGCGCGCAGATGCCGTGGTCGTCCGCGCACTTCTACTCTGAGTCCGGCGGCGTGATCTTCTCGGCGCGCGCCATCGCCGGCTACACCGAAGGACTGTGGCGGAAGCTGACCGCTGCCCCCGGAGTGCATCCCGCCCCGGCGGTTGTGGCTTTCCATCCCGAGCACAACGAAACCGGCGTTCCTTGGAAGTGGCACCCTGCGCTCACCTCTCCGGGTCAGGACTCGGGCGGCGGCGAGAACCGGATCCTCGTGTCGTTGTCGAACTCTGTGGATCCGGCGACGGTGACGCCGACGAGTTTCATCTTGATCGGCCCGGACTTCTCGGTGATCCCGCCGCTTGCGGGGTTTCCCAAGGCTGGACCGTGGGGCCCGGACGGGACACACACGATCCTGTACTACCCCGCGATTGATCTGCAGCCGTGCACGCAGTACACGGCGGTGGCCACGTCGGCGTTGAAGGACCACGCCGGTGCGTCGTTGACGCGCGCTGCTTCTTGGAGTTTCGTGACGCGCGCCGCCGACGGCGTGGGTTCCTGCGAGTAA
- a CDS encoding CopG family transcriptional regulator, with protein MGAKKAEAAKYEPADGRDADLKREELRDRQGRRITPDYVRRAVADVHERTGRGRPSLTGKAKSSPQVTFRLPPALRAKAAARAKREGKRVSAVAREALERYLTS; from the coding sequence ATGGGCGCGAAGAAGGCGGAAGCCGCCAAGTATGAACCGGCAGACGGTCGTGACGCCGATCTGAAGCGAGAGGAACTCCGCGACCGGCAGGGCCGCCGCATCACGCCCGACTACGTTCGGCGCGCCGTTGCCGACGTCCACGAGAGAACGGGACGCGGTCGACCGTCGCTCACCGGCAAAGCGAAGTCCTCCCCGCAAGTCACCTTCCGGCTTCCTCCGGCGCTGCGGGCCAAAGCAGCGGCGCGCGCGAAGCGCGAAGGGAAACGCGTGTCGGCGGTCGCGCGCGAAGCGCTCGAGCGCTACCTCACATCCTGA
- a CDS encoding DUF4143 domain-containing protein, translating into MAEYRTRAVEPLLSGLLGELPALLIVGPRATGKTTTASRLAATVVRLDRPAEAAAFRADPDAALRTLEEPVLLDEWQAVPEVLGAVKRSVDADPRPGRYLLTGSVRADLDAETWPGTGRLVRVPMFGMTVAEQRGNPGTAPLLDRLARGDELRVPSDPPDLRGYVELALLGGFPEAALSLSDAARQRWMESYIDQLLTRDAAQIETGRDPIRLARYFEAYAVNSAGIIHDTTLLETAGINRKTALAYEELLLNLLIAETLPSWTSNRLKRLARAPKRYLTDAALLAGGLRLDAAGIMRDGEILGRVLDTFVTSQVRAETPLAESRPRLYHLRQEEGRHEVDLLAELAGGGIVGIEIKANAAPDLAAAKHLAWLRDKLGNRFVAGVVLHTGPRSYSLADRILAAPIATLWA; encoded by the coding sequence GTGGCCGAGTACCGAACCCGTGCCGTCGAACCGCTCCTCTCGGGGCTTCTCGGCGAGTTGCCGGCTCTACTTATCGTCGGCCCACGCGCGACCGGCAAGACGACAACGGCGTCGCGGCTTGCGGCAACGGTCGTGCGCCTCGACCGGCCGGCCGAAGCCGCCGCATTTCGGGCCGATCCCGATGCCGCACTTCGCACCCTGGAGGAACCGGTCCTGCTGGACGAGTGGCAGGCCGTGCCTGAGGTTTTGGGGGCCGTCAAGAGATCAGTCGATGCCGACCCGCGCCCCGGCCGCTACTTGTTGACCGGATCTGTGCGGGCCGACCTCGATGCCGAAACCTGGCCGGGAACCGGCAGGCTGGTGCGAGTGCCGATGTTCGGGATGACGGTGGCCGAGCAACGCGGCAACCCGGGAACCGCCCCATTGCTGGACCGGCTCGCGCGAGGCGACGAACTTCGAGTCCCGTCGGATCCCCCAGATCTTCGCGGCTACGTCGAGCTGGCTCTTCTCGGGGGCTTCCCGGAGGCGGCGCTTTCGCTCTCGGACGCCGCAAGGCAGCGGTGGATGGAGAGCTACATCGACCAGCTCCTTACGCGCGACGCCGCGCAGATCGAAACGGGCCGGGATCCGATTCGTCTCGCCCGCTACTTCGAGGCCTATGCCGTGAACTCCGCCGGTATCATTCACGACACGACGCTGCTCGAAACCGCCGGGATCAATCGAAAGACCGCCCTGGCCTACGAAGAGCTTCTGCTGAACTTGCTGATCGCAGAAACCCTGCCGTCGTGGACGTCGAACCGCCTCAAGCGCTTGGCGCGCGCGCCAAAGCGTTACCTCACCGATGCGGCGTTGCTCGCCGGGGGCTTGCGTTTGGATGCCGCCGGGATCATGCGGGACGGGGAGATCCTTGGACGAGTTCTCGACACCTTTGTCACCAGCCAAGTCCGCGCCGAAACCCCGCTCGCCGAGTCTCGTCCGCGCCTGTACCACCTTCGGCAGGAAGAAGGCCGTCATGAGGTGGATCTCCTGGCCGAGTTGGCCGGAGGAGGGATCGTCGGAATCGAGATCAAGGCAAACGCGGCGCCCGACCTCGCGGCAGCGAAGCACTTGGCTTGGCTCCGAGACAAACTCGGCAACCGGTTCGTCGCTGGGGTCGTGCTTCACACGGGTCCGCGCAGTTACTCGCTTGCCGACCGCATCCTCGCGGCGCCCATCGCCACTTTGTGGGCCTAA
- a CDS encoding IPT/TIG domain-containing protein, whose product MRVKTRMLSVLTGTLAFLMVFTGVALAATVTSTNPSSRGQGATSQNVTVNGTGFQSDATVSFDSGITVNSTTFVDATQLIANITVAPTATVGVHVLTVAQGLGGLDTASCASCFTVNAAPTATSASPLSRGQGATSQTVTITGTGFQDGATVAFSGSGVAVASTTFVSATSLTTVVNVASDAATGARTITVTNPDAATPATCADCLTVNAAPTPTSASPSSRGQGATSQTVTITGTGFQDGATVAFSGSGVTVASTTFVSATSLTTVVNVASDAATGARTITVTNPDAGVKTCPACFTVNAAPTATITLPASLDDLVSVDFSHAVSGVTESNFVLRNTGTGSVVDALLLCADSAGDSGSLVDCGTGPVATAALFPYDYLTAGQRYSVTVNPSEVTPAKDSTGSPVPTTVRAFRASKIEQESSFGARFVWRGVRASGAHGGSYVEESLAGASVWYLFAGTSVTWYTVTGPNKGTATVTIDGVNKGTFNQYASSAHYKVARTFSGLTDDIHEITIKVTGKKGSSSGTGTLVAVDAFKWDGVVDASPDVDAFWKRFSASSASGGKFASSPTKGANVWFSFRGTGVDWYTVTGTNQGKATVYIDGVSKGTFDNYSSSTKYGVRRSFRGLSDEEHTIRIVVAGTKNSSSSGTYVAVDRWVVV is encoded by the coding sequence ATGCGCGTGAAGACTCGAATGCTGTCTGTGCTGACGGGAACTCTTGCGTTCCTCATGGTGTTTACGGGGGTGGCTCTCGCTGCGACGGTGACGTCGACAAACCCGAGTTCCCGCGGTCAAGGCGCGACGAGCCAAAACGTTACGGTCAATGGAACGGGCTTCCAGAGCGATGCCACAGTGAGTTTCGACTCCGGCATCACTGTGAACTCGACGACATTTGTAGACGCTACTCAACTCATCGCCAACATCACGGTTGCCCCGACCGCGACGGTCGGTGTTCACGTTCTCACGGTTGCCCAAGGCCTCGGCGGCCTCGACACCGCCTCCTGCGCGAGTTGCTTCACCGTCAACGCCGCCCCGACTGCGACCTCCGCGAGCCCTCTCTCGCGCGGCCAAGGCGCAACATCTCAAACCGTCACGATCACCGGAACCGGATTCCAAGACGGTGCAACAGTGGCGTTCTCCGGCTCGGGTGTCGCCGTGGCCTCCACCACGTTCGTCAGCGCCACCAGTCTGACCACCGTCGTCAACGTCGCTTCCGACGCCGCAACCGGCGCGCGCACCATCACCGTCACCAACCCCGACGCGGCAACTCCGGCTACCTGTGCGGACTGCCTCACAGTCAACGCCGCCCCCACCCCGACGTCTGCGTCGCCGTCGTCGCGCGGCCAAGGCGCAACATCTCAAACCGTCACGATCACCGGAACCGGATTCCAAGACGGTGCAACGGTGGCGTTCTCCGGTTCGGGCGTCACCGTGGCATCGACCACGTTCGTCAGCGCCACCAGTCTGACCACCGTCGTCAACGTCGCTTCCGACGCCGCAACAGGCGCGCGCACCATCACCGTCACCAACCCCGACGCGGGCGTGAAGACGTGCCCGGCTTGCTTCACCGTCAACGCCGCTCCCACTGCGACGATCACCCTTCCGGCATCCCTGGATGATCTCGTGAGCGTTGATTTCAGTCACGCGGTTTCCGGCGTGACCGAGAGCAACTTCGTTCTGCGCAACACCGGGACGGGGTCTGTGGTCGACGCACTTCTCCTGTGTGCGGACAGCGCAGGCGACTCGGGCAGTCTGGTCGATTGCGGAACCGGCCCAGTCGCTACCGCAGCTCTTTTCCCCTACGACTACCTGACGGCCGGCCAGCGATACTCGGTCACCGTCAATCCGTCCGAAGTCACTCCCGCGAAAGACTCGACGGGATCGCCCGTGCCGACGACCGTACGCGCATTCCGCGCGTCAAAGATCGAGCAGGAAAGCAGTTTCGGCGCGCGCTTTGTTTGGCGAGGCGTGCGCGCGTCGGGTGCCCACGGCGGCTCCTATGTTGAGGAGAGTCTGGCGGGTGCGTCCGTGTGGTATCTGTTCGCCGGCACATCGGTGACCTGGTATACGGTCACCGGGCCGAACAAGGGAACCGCGACCGTCACGATCGACGGGGTCAACAAAGGAACGTTCAACCAGTATGCGTCGAGCGCGCACTACAAGGTCGCGCGCACGTTCTCGGGCCTGACGGACGACATCCACGAGATCACGATCAAGGTGACGGGAAAGAAGGGGTCTTCCTCGGGAACCGGGACGCTGGTTGCCGTTGACGCGTTCAAGTGGGACGGAGTCGTTGACGCCTCGCCGGACGTGGACGCGTTCTGGAAACGCTTTTCGGCCTCGAGCGCTTCCGGCGGGAAGTTCGCTTCTTCGCCCACCAAGGGTGCGAACGTGTGGTTCTCGTTCCGAGGCACCGGCGTGGACTGGTACACGGTCACGGGCACGAATCAGGGCAAGGCAACGGTCTACATCGACGGCGTCTCCAAGGGAACGTTCGACAACTACTCGTCGAGCACCAAGTACGGCGTTCGCCGGTCCTTCCGCGGCCTTTCCGACGAAGAGCACACGATCCGCATCGTGGTGGCGGGGACGAAGAACTCGTCGTCGTCGGGAACGTACGTCGCAGTCGATCGCTGGGTCGTGGTGTGA